The nucleotide window GGTTACTTCGCAGCCCAGGAGTTGAAGCGTTGCTCCAGTTGCTCACCGTTGTCAGCCCAGAAGCTGACGTCGATCTGCACCTGGTTGGCGATGTTTTCCGGGGTGGTCGGCATGTCTTTCAAGACATCCTTGGACAGCAACGGTACTGCCTTGGTGTTGGCCGGGCCGTAGGCGATGTTTTCCGAGTAGGTCTTCTGCTGCTGCGGCGCCACCGAGTAGGCGATGAATTTCTTCGCCGCTTCGGCGCGGGTCTTGTCCAGGCCACGCGGGATGGCCCAGGCGTCAAAGTCGTAGATGCCGCCGTTCCACACCACTTTCAGGTTGCTTTCTTTCTGTACCGCGGCGATCCGGCCGTTGTAGGCCGAGCTCATGACCACGTCGCCGGACGCCAGGTACTGCGGCGGCTGCGCGCCGGCTTCCCACCACTGGATATTTGGCTTGAGCTCGTCGAGTTTCTTGAACGCGCGATCCTGACCATCCTTGCCGGCCAGCACCTTGTAGACGTCTTTTGGCGCGACACCGTCGGCCATCAAGGCGAATTCCAGGGTGTATTTGGCGCCCTTGCGCAGGCCACGCTTACCCGGGAACTGCTTGGTGTCCCAGAAATCCGCCCAACTGGTTGGCGCGGTTTTCAGTTTGTCGGCGTTGTAGGCCAGTACGGTC belongs to Pseudomonas sp. B21-028 and includes:
- a CDS encoding ABC transporter substrate-binding protein, which gives rise to MLRSLKFTALTLGMMGAASAMAAGPDLTVVSFGGANKAAQVKAFYAPWEAAGNGKIVAGEYNGEMAKVKAMVDTKSVSWDLVEVESPELSRGCDEDMFEQLDPALFGKTEDYVKGAIQPCGVGFFVWSTVLAYNADKLKTAPTSWADFWDTKQFPGKRGLRKGAKYTLEFALMADGVAPKDVYKVLAGKDGQDRAFKKLDELKPNIQWWEAGAQPPQYLASGDVVMSSAYNGRIAAVQKESNLKVVWNGGIYDFDAWAIPRGLDKTRAEAAKKFIAYSVAPQQQKTYSENIAYGPANTKAVPLLSKDVLKDMPTTPENIANQVQIDVSFWADNGEQLEQRFNSWAAK